In Methanothermococcus thermolithotrophicus DSM 2095, one DNA window encodes the following:
- the acsC gene encoding acetyl-CoA decarbonylase/synthase complex subunit gamma, with protein MAKVSAMDIYKLLPKTNCKKCGEPSCMAFATKLQNKEAMVVQCPILNNSKFEKNKNTLIELLSPPVKEVWFGHDDKKCVVGGDEVMYRYELSFFNQTPIGVDVSDNLTEEEIKNRAKYIEEFVFERTGERLKLDFIAIRNASNDPEKFKTAIKIVQETTKLPIAICSLNPNNICEALGVVRSKPLIYAANEDNFVELVKILVEKKKSGKDFALVLSSNDVKKLKAMATECAKHGIEDLVLDPHTTPENIAETMDKFVMIRRSAIEKKDRALGYPLLALPINTYFYAMNNENPMGDFIGEKDKVAGILEAKTANVLLNRYADIMIIHGTETWELMPILTLRQAIYTDPRKPQAVEPGLYPVGNPDENSPVIMTTNFSLTFYTVTGDFEKDDVNCWLLALDTEGKAVDVSVAGGQYCGENAKNLIEETKLEEKVNHRIIILPGLAASTRGDIEDKTGWTCVVGTRDSSQVGEFLRKNWENILNEWKEKNTN; from the coding sequence ATGGCAAAAGTAAGTGCAATGGACATATATAAATTATTACCAAAAACAAACTGTAAAAAATGCGGTGAACCTTCCTGTATGGCCTTTGCCACAAAATTACAAAATAAAGAGGCTATGGTAGTACAATGTCCAATTTTAAACAATTCAAAATTTGAAAAAAATAAAAATACACTTATTGAGTTGCTTTCTCCACCAGTTAAAGAAGTTTGGTTTGGCCATGACGATAAAAAGTGTGTAGTAGGTGGAGACGAGGTAATGTATAGGTATGAGCTCTCGTTTTTCAACCAAACCCCAATTGGTGTAGATGTATCCGATAACTTAACAGAAGAAGAAATAAAGAATAGGGCTAAATACATAGAAGAATTTGTATTTGAGAGAACAGGAGAACGTTTAAAATTAGATTTTATAGCTATAAGAAATGCCTCAAATGATCCAGAAAAATTTAAAACTGCTATAAAAATAGTTCAAGAAACAACAAAATTACCTATAGCGATATGTTCACTTAATCCAAACAATATATGTGAAGCTTTAGGTGTGGTTAGATCAAAACCATTAATTTACGCTGCAAATGAAGATAATTTCGTAGAATTGGTTAAAATATTGGTGGAAAAGAAAAAATCAGGTAAGGACTTTGCACTTGTACTTTCATCAAATGATGTAAAAAAATTAAAGGCAATGGCTACTGAATGTGCAAAACACGGAATTGAGGATTTGGTTTTAGACCCTCATACAACACCTGAAAACATTGCAGAAACTATGGATAAATTTGTTATGATACGAAGAAGTGCAATTGAAAAAAAGGACAGGGCACTTGGATACCCACTCCTTGCTCTTCCAATAAACACATACTTCTATGCCATGAACAATGAAAATCCAATGGGAGATTTTATAGGAGAAAAAGATAAAGTTGCAGGTATTTTAGAGGCTAAGACAGCTAACGTTCTTTTAAACAGATATGCCGATATTATGATAATCCATGGAACAGAAACATGGGAATTAATGCCTATATTGACACTCAGACAGGCAATATACACTGATCCAAGAAAACCACAGGCAGTAGAACCTGGATTATATCCAGTTGGAAACCCTGACGAAAACAGCCCTGTGATAATGACTACAAACTTCTCTTTAACATTCTACACAGTAACCGGTGACTTTGAAAAGGACGATGTTAATTGCTGGCTCCTTGCATTAGATACTGAAGGTAAGGCAGTTGACGTTTCGGTTGCAGGGGGACAGTACTGTGGAGAAAATGCTAAGAATCTAATTGAGGAAACTAAACTAGAAGAAAAAGTAAATCACAGAATTATAATACTTCCAGGATTGGCTGCCTCAACAAGAGGAGATATTGAGGATAAAACAGGCTGGACTTGTGTTGTAGGTACAAGAGACTCATCCCAGGTAGGCGAATTCCTAAGGAAAAACTGGGAAAATATACTAAATGAATGGAAGGAAAAAAATACCAACTAA
- the cdhD gene encoding CO dehydrogenase/acetyl-CoA synthase subunit delta, producing the protein MIYNDKSGDFMDLSALLKIVEKVGRIEIENIEVTADELVINIPSAPPVVIPQTPLVSEKLSEKGVLEDLKIEMPEVEWEPPIQEYPGYIREVQFGKPKSEGGRGKVVKIGGQKALYRFEDPQPNPPVVTFDIFDMPMRGLPKNVRVYFEDVMEDPCEWAKKCVNEFGANMVTIHHISTDPKINDTSPREAAKLMEDLLQAVDVPFVIGGSGDPKKDPLVLEACAEVAEGEKCLLASANLDLDYKRVADAAMKYDHNVLSWTIMDPNMQKDLNRRLISHGLDPNRIVMDPTTCSLGYGIEFSINAMTRLRLAGLNGDEVINMPMSSGTTNAIGAREAWMNNPEWGDRQYRLPLWEITTGLTMLLSGVDIFMMLHPLSIKVLKEVGEALVSKPGDVKINTNNYDWITC; encoded by the coding sequence ATGATTTATAATGATAAATCTGGTGATTTCATGGATTTAAGTGCATTACTGAAAATAGTAGAGAAAGTAGGTCGCATTGAGATAGAAAATATAGAGGTTACCGCAGATGAATTGGTAATAAACATACCATCGGCTCCACCAGTAGTAATCCCGCAAACACCTCTTGTAAGTGAAAAGCTCAGTGAGAAAGGGGTTTTAGAAGATTTAAAGATAGAAATGCCTGAAGTAGAATGGGAACCTCCTATACAAGAATATCCCGGATACATAAGAGAAGTACAGTTTGGAAAACCAAAATCTGAAGGAGGAAGGGGAAAGGTAGTAAAAATTGGAGGTCAAAAAGCCCTTTATAGATTTGAAGATCCTCAACCAAATCCTCCTGTTGTTACATTCGATATTTTTGACATGCCTATGCGAGGATTGCCAAAAAATGTTAGAGTCTATTTTGAGGATGTAATGGAAGATCCATGTGAATGGGCTAAGAAGTGTGTTAATGAGTTTGGAGCAAATATGGTGACAATACATCATATTTCTACAGATCCTAAGATTAATGATACATCCCCTAGAGAAGCTGCTAAGTTAATGGAAGATTTATTACAAGCCGTAGATGTCCCATTTGTTATTGGTGGTAGTGGGGACCCTAAGAAGGATCCTTTGGTATTGGAAGCCTGTGCTGAAGTTGCAGAAGGAGAAAAATGTTTACTCGCATCTGCAAACCTTGATTTAGACTATAAGAGAGTTGCAGATGCTGCTATGAAGTATGACCATAACGTACTTTCATGGACCATTATGGATCCAAACATGCAGAAGGACTTAAACAGAAGATTGATATCCCATGGTTTAGACCCAAATAGAATTGTAATGGACCCAACAACATGTTCATTAGGATATGGTATTGAATTTTCCATAAATGCTATGACAAGGTTAAGATTGGCGGGTTTAAATGGAGATGAAGTAATAAACATGCCAATGTCTTCTGGAACTACAAACGCAATTGGAGCAAGGGAAGCATGGATGAACAACCCAGAATGGGGGGACAGACAATACAGGTTACCATTATGGGAAATTACAACCGGTTTAACCATGCTTTTGAGTGGAGTAGATATATTCATGATGCTTCATCCGCTCTCAATAAAAGTTTTAAAAGAAGTAGGAGAAGCTCTTGTATCTAAACCAGGAGATGTAAAAATAAACACAAACAACTATGACTGGATAACCTGCTAA
- a CDS encoding methanogenesis marker 9 domain-containing protein — MWENAPSHVCRGGDLRGLAFCCPPVKSCPIHQALNALKMTPEEFVKIKDEFAKKTNLGKGGQTCFGSLVWCCKITKPCPFRDSEMMRAGISEDEYMELKKQLAEEIIKKSKLFEEAVSTFESKGISKEVAEKAILETGDLRKAYEIIRKQL, encoded by the coding sequence ATGTGGGAAAATGCTCCATCACATGTTTGTAGAGGGGGTGATTTAAGAGGTTTGGCCTTTTGCTGCCCTCCTGTAAAGAGTTGCCCAATACACCAAGCACTTAATGCACTCAAAATGACACCTGAAGAATTTGTGAAAATAAAGGATGAATTTGCTAAGAAGACCAATCTTGGAAAAGGGGGACAAACCTGTTTTGGTAGTTTAGTTTGGTGCTGTAAAATAACAAAACCATGTCCATTTAGGGACAGTGAGATGATGAGGGCAGGAATTAGTGAAGACGAATACATGGAATTAAAGAAACAGCTTGCAGAAGAAATAATAAAAAAATCAAAGCTTTTTGAAGAGGCAGTCAGTACTTTTGAAAGTAAAGGTATATCAAAAGAAGTTGCAGAAAAAGCCATACTTGAAACTGGGGATTTAAGAAAAGCTTACGAAATTATTAGAAAACAACTCTAA
- the arfB gene encoding 2-amino-5-formylamino-6-ribosylaminopyrimidin-4(3H)-one 5'-monophosphate deformylase: MVRLRYDSGNILNEKVHEIGIIALGSFLENHGSALPIDTDAKIASYICLNVSILTGAKFLGVVLPSTEYDYVKHGIHNTKEDVVEYIKFLIEQGKKLGIKKILIVNCHGGNTIISDLLENLKKELDVDIQMKNVCLTHAATDEVSLGYAVGIVDENRMKDHDFKKYPEIGMVGLKEARLKNKAINKEAEIVEKEGVKLDKEHGKKLLNTLIYDCIEIIKNLTNDFKN, translated from the coding sequence ATGGTTAGATTGAGATACGATTCTGGAAATATTTTAAATGAAAAAGTCCATGAAATTGGGATAATTGCCCTTGGATCATTTTTAGAAAATCATGGATCAGCACTACCTATAGATACCGATGCAAAGATTGCATCATATATTTGTTTAAATGTTTCAATTTTAACTGGAGCTAAATTTTTAGGAGTAGTTCTCCCTTCAACAGAATACGACTATGTTAAACATGGGATTCACAACACAAAGGAAGATGTTGTAGAATATATTAAATTTTTGATTGAACAGGGGAAGAAGTTGGGGATAAAAAAGATACTAATTGTTAACTGCCATGGTGGAAATACAATTATTTCGGATTTATTGGAGAACTTAAAAAAAGAATTGGATGTTGACATACAAATGAAGAACGTATGCCTTACCCATGCGGCAACAGATGAGGTTTCTTTAGGTTATGCTGTTGGAATTGTAGATGAGAATAGGATGAAAGATCATGATTTTAAAAAATATCCTGAAATAGGAATGGTAGGCTTAAAAGAAGCTAGATTGAAAAATAAAGCAATCAATAAAGAAGCAGAAATTGTCGAAAAAGAAGGAGTTAAACTTGATAAAGAACATGGAAAGAAGTTGCTCAATACGCTAATTTATGACTGTATAGAAATAATCAAAAACTTAACCAATGATTTTAAAAATTAA
- a CDS encoding RNA-protein complex protein Nop10, with the protein MRMRKCSKCGKYTLKELCCGENTVTVKPPRFSPEDRYGRYRRILKRSLKK; encoded by the coding sequence GTGCGTATGAGAAAATGTTCAAAATGTGGAAAATACACATTAAAGGAGCTCTGTTGCGGTGAAAATACCGTTACAGTTAAACCTCCCAGATTTTCTCCTGAGGATAGATATGGACGTTACAGGAGAATTCTAAAGAGATCGTTGAAAAAATAA
- a CDS encoding translation initiation factor IF-2 subunit alpha, whose protein sequence is MRKEYPEEGDIVIGNVIEVKSFGAFVELLEYPGKEGMVHISEVSSGWIKNIRDHIKKGQRVVAKVTRVNPQKGQIDLSLKRVTDQQRRVKVQDWKRFQRAEKLLGFVAEKIGKTLDDARREVAYPLEEEFGELYDGLEGLIIEGKELLEELNIPEEWRDVLYEVAKENIELTNVKVDGILTLTTTEPNGIKVIKNTLKKALKENPYEDVKVSISYIGAPKYRVEVIAPDYKSGEDVLKRVAESAIEDIKKYEGGEGNFVRQDSE, encoded by the coding sequence ATGAGGAAGGAGTATCCTGAAGAAGGAGATATTGTTATTGGAAATGTTATTGAGGTTAAATCGTTTGGTGCTTTTGTGGAGCTCTTAGAATATCCTGGAAAGGAGGGAATGGTTCATATTTCTGAAGTTTCATCAGGTTGGATTAAGAATATCAGAGACCATATAAAGAAAGGACAGAGAGTTGTTGCCAAAGTAACGAGGGTTAATCCACAAAAGGGCCAGATAGATTTATCATTGAAAAGAGTCACTGACCAGCAAAGAAGGGTAAAAGTCCAAGATTGGAAAAGGTTCCAAAGGGCAGAAAAATTACTAGGATTCGTAGCTGAAAAAATTGGAAAAACTTTAGATGATGCTAGGAGAGAAGTGGCATATCCATTGGAAGAAGAATTTGGAGAGCTCTATGATGGATTAGAAGGATTGATCATTGAAGGAAAAGAACTTTTAGAAGAATTAAACATCCCTGAAGAATGGAGGGATGTATTGTACGAAGTTGCAAAAGAAAACATAGAATTGACTAACGTCAAGGTTGATGGGATTCTTACATTAACCACTACCGAGCCAAACGGTATAAAGGTAATTAAAAACACTCTAAAAAAGGCATTAAAAGAAAATCCTTATGAAGATGTTAAAGTTAGCATCTCGTACATCGGAGCTCCAAAGTATAGGGTTGAAGTTATAGCTCCAGACTACAAAAGCGGTGAAGACGTTTTAAAAAGAGTAGCAGAAAGTGCTATAGAAGACATTAAGAAATACGAAGGCGGAGAAGGTAATTTTGTTAGACAGGACAGCGAGTAA
- a CDS encoding 30S ribosomal protein S27e: MELIPKPKSRFLKVQCTDCNSEQVVFGCPSTVVKCTTCGKTLAEPKASKGSIKAKILEVLE; the protein is encoded by the coding sequence ATGGAACTAATACCAAAACCAAAAAGTAGATTTTTAAAAGTTCAATGTACTGACTGTAATAGCGAACAGGTAGTTTTTGGATGCCCTTCAACTGTAGTAAAGTGTACAACCTGTGGAAAAACACTGGCTGAACCAAAAGCTTCAAAAGGATCAATAAAAGCGAAAATTTTAGAAGTTTTAGAATAA
- a CDS encoding 50S ribosomal protein L44e: MKMKKKIKRYCPYCKKHTLHNVERAKKRKASELTWGQRQFRRVTAGYGGYPRPLPSGAKPVKKLDLRYKCTECGKMHTRRNGGFRVRMFELVE; encoded by the coding sequence ATGAAAATGAAAAAGAAAATAAAAAGGTACTGTCCTTACTGTAAAAAACATACACTCCATAATGTGGAAAGAGCAAAGAAGAGAAAAGCTAGTGAGTTAACATGGGGTCAGAGACAGTTCAGAAGAGTTACTGCAGGTTACGGAGGTTATCCAAGGCCGTTACCAAGTGGAGCTAAACCTGTTAAGAAGTTAGACTTAAGATACAAGTGTACAGAGTGCGGAAAAATGCACACAAGAAGAAACGGCGGGTTTAGAGTAAGAATGTTTGAATTAGTAGAATAA
- a CDS encoding DNA polymerase sliding clamp has protein sequence MFRAVCNAKDFKKIVDAMSNLVDEICFEVDENGIKASAMDPSHVALVSVNLPKEAFDEYVADIHDIGIDLEALKKFMSRGKSNEKMILELDEEKNKLNITFKNEATRKFSIALYDVSSTNLKVPEIEYPNEILIKAGGFVEALKDAELVNDHVTLKVDNDVFTVYSKGDLNQSETVFENGSETILDLKIDSPSRSTFNLAYLKDITKSTSADDVLKIYLGSDMPVKIEYEIANANLLFLLAPRIES, from the coding sequence ATGTTTAGAGCAGTATGCAATGCAAAGGATTTTAAAAAGATCGTTGATGCTATGAGTAACCTTGTTGATGAGATATGTTTTGAGGTTGATGAAAACGGAATTAAGGCAAGTGCAATGGATCCTTCTCATGTTGCTTTAGTTAGTGTAAATTTACCTAAAGAAGCATTTGATGAATATGTTGCAGATATTCATGATATCGGTATAGATTTAGAGGCACTTAAAAAGTTCATGAGTAGGGGGAAGAGTAACGAAAAAATGATTTTAGAGTTAGATGAGGAGAAAAACAAGTTAAATATTACTTTTAAAAACGAAGCTACTAGAAAATTCTCAATAGCGTTGTATGATGTTTCATCAACTAATTTGAAAGTTCCAGAGATCGAGTACCCTAACGAAATCTTAATTAAGGCGGGAGGGTTTGTAGAGGCACTGAAAGATGCTGAGCTCGTTAATGATCACGTAACTTTAAAAGTAGATAATGACGTATTTACAGTTTATTCAAAAGGAGACTTAAATCAAAGTGAAACAGTTTTTGAAAACGGAAGTGAGACTATTTTAGATCTTAAAATAGATTCTCCTTCAAGAAGTACTTTCAATCTGGCTTATTTAAAAGATATAACAAAATCAACATCTGCCGATGATGTTTTAAAAATATATCTTGGTTCAGATATGCCAGTTAAAATAGAGTATGAAATTGCAAATGCAAATCTTCTGTTTCTCTTGGCTCCAAGAATAGAATCCTAA
- a CDS encoding selenium metabolism-associated LysR family transcriptional regulator, whose amino-acid sequence MDPKISYFQTFVIAAKTKSFSKAAKKLGVTQGTVSNHISVLEKFFDAQLFLRTPEGVDLTLEGETLYKNAEKILDYLNSAKQQMRILHEHPEGVIRIAASTTPGEHLLPSIIREYNKEFKDVEFEIQITDSEKCFKLLEDKMVDIIAVGNIYDDNYDSAVIGKDRLVLIVPPNHHLAEKEVAKLSDVLKEDYIDREKGSGTREILMKALTDRGYSMMDLHVVMSLGSNSSIITAVSEGYGVSILSEIPAKKAAEAGLVKIIPIVDLDLTRYLYLVKGKRPGNPSAVKSFWDFVTR is encoded by the coding sequence GTGGATCCTAAAATAAGTTATTTTCAAACATTTGTCATCGCTGCAAAAACAAAAAGCTTTTCAAAAGCTGCAAAAAAACTAGGGGTGACTCAAGGGACTGTAAGTAATCATATATCTGTATTGGAAAAGTTTTTTGATGCTCAGCTATTTTTAAGGACTCCTGAAGGTGTAGATTTAACCCTGGAAGGCGAAACACTATACAAAAATGCTGAAAAGATACTTGATTATTTGAACAGTGCTAAACAACAAATGAGAATACTTCACGAACATCCTGAAGGTGTGATACGAATTGCAGCAAGTACTACACCAGGAGAACATCTTTTACCGAGTATTATTAGAGAGTACAATAAGGAATTCAAAGATGTTGAATTTGAAATTCAAATTACGGATTCAGAAAAATGTTTCAAATTACTTGAAGATAAAATGGTCGATATAATTGCAGTGGGTAATATTTACGATGATAACTATGATAGTGCAGTCATAGGCAAGGATAGGCTTGTATTGATAGTGCCTCCAAATCATCATCTTGCTGAAAAAGAAGTGGCAAAACTCTCAGATGTATTAAAAGAGGATTATATCGACAGAGAGAAAGGTTCTGGTACAAGAGAGATATTGATGAAGGCGCTGACTGATAGAGGGTATTCAATGATGGATCTGCATGTTGTAATGAGTTTAGGGAGTAACTCTTCGATTATAACTGCGGTTTCGGAAGGATACGGCGTTAGCATACTTTCCGAAATACCTGCAAAGAAAGCTGCTGAAGCAGGACTTGTAAAGATTATACCTATTGTGGATCTGGATTTAACAAGATATTTATACCTAGTTAAAGGAAAAAGACCTGGAAATCCAAGTGCTGTTAAATCATTTTGGGATTTTGTTACTAGGTAA
- a CDS encoding roadblock/LC7 domain-containing protein — protein MIDRMLVDLNKTEGIKGSMVVGKDGLVIASQVPSSIDTELIGAMASAAFGSAERTATEIGQGKLEQMMIEGEFGKTLMTDAGEGILVVLTDSKVNLGLIRIAMKRATEKIKSAL, from the coding sequence ATGATAGATAGAATGCTTGTAGATTTGAATAAAACCGAAGGTATAAAAGGTTCAATGGTTGTAGGTAAAGATGGTTTAGTTATAGCATCTCAGGTTCCTTCAAGTATTGATACTGAATTAATAGGTGCTATGGCTTCAGCTGCATTTGGTTCAGCTGAAAGGACTGCTACAGAGATAGGTCAGGGGAAATTAGAACAGATGATGATTGAGGGCGAATTTGGGAAAACATTGATGACCGATGCAGGTGAAGGAATTTTGGTAGTTTTAACTGATTCAAAGGTAAATCTTGGTTTGATTAGAATAGCTATGAAAAGAGCAACTGAAAAAATTAAGAGTGCATTATAA
- a CDS encoding GTPase domain-containing protein has protein sequence MIKDREKEEIKIVVMGSQDVGKTTLMENLLDNVSKVEHNGTTVAIDYGKTILNGKKVHFFGTPGQEKFEFMREIALTGADFVIVVLDGSVGLRNVDKKIIDVLNTKKIPYIVFINKMDLCEDCEKIKQLKDYIRELNEENGQNCKDIFEGSILNGNGTSELMDFLKNKLFK, from the coding sequence ATGATAAAAGACAGGGAAAAAGAGGAAATAAAGATTGTAGTTATGGGTTCCCAAGATGTTGGAAAAACTACATTAATGGAAAATTTACTGGACAATGTAAGTAAGGTTGAACATAATGGGACCACAGTAGCCATAGATTATGGTAAGACAATATTGAATGGGAAAAAGGTCCATTTTTTTGGAACTCCAGGACAGGAAAAATTTGAATTCATGAGGGAAATCGCATTAACTGGTGCAGATTTTGTTATAGTGGTTTTGGATGGAAGTGTTGGATTAAGAAATGTTGATAAGAAGATTATAGATGTGCTAAATACTAAAAAAATACCGTACATAGTATTTATAAATAAAATGGACCTTTGTGAAGATTGCGAAAAAATAAAACAATTAAAAGATTATATAAGGGAGCTCAATGAAGAAAATGGTCAGAACTGCAAGGATATTTTTGAAGGTTCGATACTAAATGGAAACGGTACTTCTGAGCTCATGGACTTCTTGAAAAACAAATTGTTTAAATAA
- a CDS encoding H(2)-dependent methylenetetrahydromethanopterin dehydrogenase-related protein, whose product MNVVVYGAGNQNLYVNELKLPEKYGGAPPYGGSRMAMEFAEAGHNTILAEPNRDMLTEDMWKAVEDAGVKVVSDDIEAAKNSEVAIFFTPFGKKTVEIAKNILPHLPENAIIANTCTASPVVLYAMLEVELRTKRKDVGISSMHPAAVPGTPQHEHYVIGGASTDGTNYATEEQIKKCIDLVESVGKKAYVVPADVSSTVSDMGSLLTAVALAGILDYYSVGKKIIKAPEKMIEQQILMTLQTMASLVETSGVTGLLKALNPELLAKSASSMRLLDQQKELDAALDILKNLDDELKKSSEETEIKPTTLVAAQSLVKEIETLIGGAAAKGAIKRSMRKLFSD is encoded by the coding sequence ATGAATGTTGTAGTATATGGGGCAGGGAATCAAAACCTCTATGTTAATGAATTGAAATTACCTGAAAAATATGGGGGAGCTCCACCATATGGCGGAAGTAGAATGGCAATGGAGTTTGCAGAGGCAGGACATAATACTATTTTGGCAGAACCCAATAGAGATATGCTGACAGAGGATATGTGGAAGGCTGTTGAGGATGCAGGGGTTAAAGTAGTTTCAGATGATATTGAAGCTGCGAAGAATTCAGAAGTTGCAATATTTTTTACACCATTTGGAAAGAAAACAGTTGAGATAGCAAAGAATATTCTTCCTCATTTGCCTGAAAATGCAATAATTGCGAATACTTGTACTGCATCTCCTGTAGTACTATATGCCATGTTGGAAGTGGAATTAAGAACAAAGAGAAAAGATGTAGGGATATCATCAATGCATCCTGCTGCAGTTCCTGGAACTCCTCAGCATGAGCACTATGTTATAGGTGGAGCTTCTACAGATGGTACCAACTATGCCACAGAGGAACAGATAAAAAAGTGCATTGACTTGGTAGAAAGTGTTGGTAAAAAAGCCTATGTTGTGCCAGCAGATGTTTCATCAACTGTTTCAGATATGGGATCTCTTTTAACCGCTGTTGCTTTAGCAGGAATTTTAGACTACTACTCGGTAGGTAAAAAGATTATAAAAGCTCCTGAAAAAATGATTGAACAACAGATACTAATGACGCTTCAAACTATGGCTTCTCTTGTAGAAACCTCCGGGGTTACTGGACTTTTAAAGGCATTAAATCCAGAGTTATTGGCAAAATCAGCTTCATCAATGCGTCTATTAGATCAGCAAAAAGAGTTGGATGCCGCACTCGATATCCTTAAGAATTTAGACGATGAATTGAAAAAATCATCAGAAGAAACGGAAATAAAACCAACGACTCTTGTAGCTGCACAATCTTTAGTAAAGGAAATCGAAACTTTAATAGGAGGAGCTGCGGCTAAGGGTGCTATCAAGAGAAGTATGAGAAAACTCTTCAGTGATTAA
- a CDS encoding class I SAM-dependent methyltransferase, with amino-acid sequence MDNSAYNHEVRVGELDNNRTNSLSEGMTDKIYENIAGYKTKSMKNNLKAMDTTIEYLNDYLLCTFFKQGLNFGIFETIKYNPKLDNVTDFLSYPNKDFLIDYIKTAVKLGIIKCEDKVLELNSEFQITLKHPLYDYFMEDYILRYDFMANLARYALISYDHPDILLNFKKDADIWDMISNTSYSNACREIIAEYLDIDINDSILDVGCGSRSPEFYASRLGPNGKYTGVDFSKKLLKIAENRVKRQGMDWATLKPIDFRDAIIKNKYDYVICTYTLKYAPSIKTFLKKMMDATRTGGKVVIAEEFFKDTTNVSVDLFEFYNRLNKFFGGYVSKEDIINTLDHMGYDFEYKTLSNGIFVIEKL; translated from the coding sequence ATGGACAATAGCGCATACAATCATGAAGTCAGGGTAGGGGAATTGGATAACAATAGAACAAACTCGCTAAGTGAGGGTATGACAGATAAAATTTATGAGAACATTGCTGGTTACAAAACTAAAAGTATGAAAAATAATCTTAAAGCTATGGATACTACCATAGAGTATTTAAATGATTACTTGTTATGCACCTTCTTCAAACAGGGATTAAACTTTGGGATTTTTGAGACCATTAAATATAATCCTAAATTGGATAATGTAACCGATTTTTTAAGTTACCCAAATAAAGATTTTCTCATAGATTATATAAAAACTGCAGTAAAGCTCGGGATTATTAAATGTGAAGATAAGGTTCTAGAGTTAAATAGCGAGTTTCAAATAACTCTTAAGCATCCTTTGTATGACTACTTTATGGAAGATTATATATTAAGGTATGATTTCATGGCAAATTTGGCTAGATATGCTCTTATAAGCTATGATCACCCTGATATATTACTCAATTTTAAAAAGGATGCTGATATTTGGGACATGATATCAAATACTTCATACTCAAATGCATGTAGGGAGATAATAGCTGAGTACCTCGATATAGATATTAACGATAGTATTTTAGATGTTGGATGTGGTTCAAGATCTCCGGAATTTTATGCTTCTAGATTGGGGCCAAATGGGAAATACACCGGAGTTGACTTCTCAAAAAAACTGCTTAAAATCGCAGAAAATAGGGTTAAAAGACAGGGTATGGACTGGGCAACATTGAAACCAATAGATTTCCGTGATGCAATAATTAAAAACAAGTACGATTATGTAATTTGTACATATACACTAAAATACGCTCCCTCTATAAAGACATTTTTAAAGAAAATGATGGATGCTACAAGAACTGGGGGAAAAGTAGTTATTGCAGAGGAGTTTTTTAAAGATACAACTAACGTTAGTGTTGATTTATTTGAATTCTACAACAGGTTGAATAAATTTTTCGGAGGATATGTATCTAAAGAAGACATAATCAATACCTTGGATCATATGGGATATGATTTTGAATACAAAACATTGAGCAATGGAATTTTTGTAATAGAAAAGCTATAA
- a CDS encoding archaellum operon transcriptional activator EarA family protein: MNTDDMIFINPTIIRSLNKSKLRKKIMYFLYRIYPNGIYLSELSRRVNSDPSNVLGCLKGMGNRYNGNSSLVELGLVECVSKEGMKIYIMTEYGKNVIEYLKDYDSINKW, from the coding sequence ATGAATACAGATGACATGATTTTTATTAACCCCACCATAATAAGATCTTTAAATAAAAGTAAATTGCGAAAGAAGATAATGTATTTCCTTTACCGGATTTACCCTAACGGGATATATCTCTCAGAACTTTCAAGAAGGGTAAATTCGGACCCCAGCAATGTTTTAGGATGTTTAAAAGGAATGGGAAATCGTTACAATGGAAATTCTTCATTAGTTGAGCTGGGTTTAGTAGAATGCGTAAGTAAAGAGGGAATGAAAATATACATAATGACGGAGTATGGCAAGAACGTCATTGAATACTTGAAAGATTACGATTCTATTAACAAGTGGTGA